The Corvus moneduloides isolate bCorMon1 chromosome 1, bCorMon1.pri, whole genome shotgun sequence nucleotide sequence GTTACTTCTATTATTTTCTGCTGGactaaaaatttatttagtaATTGTTGAAGGATGTTTGAAGGCTGAAATCCTCCAGTAAACCATAGAACACGGACTGTGCTGACAGTGATGGTAAAACACCAGAAAAGTGTATCTATAATGGAGTGTGTAGAATTTTCTTTGACTAccacaataaaaacaaagtCTCTTTTCAGAGCTGTGGTGCATATATGCAAACTTCCCAGaataaaaagagcaaagcaCTGCTCATGCACTTCTAAAGCACTTCCAGTGCATTttctcaaacaaaaaatatctgTAGATTGTAATCTCTCAAATTCGGCTACTGGTTGGAATCAGAGgcagtaaagaaatttttaaaaaattaagaaatttttaaaaaaggtaaagTACCACAAGATGAAATAGTCTCACTCAAGGAAAAGCCCTGCACTTTGctctaaagaaaaatgaaatgatgAAGAACCAAAATTGGaagtataaattatttcagtcattGATCTCTGTTCTAATAATTGATTTGATTGCAAACTTATTTATTCTTTGCTATTAATATGGAAGAATATCTTATCCCATTTTTTAAGATCACAATTGAAATGCTCAAcgttaaaatttcattttctgccagAAGTGCATTCAGAAAACATACAGACACTAAGTAATCAGTTAATTATTCCAGTTTCCAATGCAAATgttaaatattgaaaaagaaaatggctaCAAAGATAATGATAAAACCCaggaaatatgtatttaaaagtctgattgaaaaaaaattaaaattgcattttggtttttttaaaaaaaatcttttcatgtCACTAAACAGGACTAATGTTGACAAGTAATGATGCAACCTCTGGTCAAATCTGTCTTCTCTTCTGAGGCAGCTCTTTATTTTCACATCACAATTCTCCCAAAACTCTGATGCTGGGTATAACTGGAGGGTGTTGGTAGTTAAAAAGCACCTAGTGAGAAGGCAGAAACCTCCTCCATTATCTACTTTTAAGTCTCTTTTTGGATTTCACCCAGGTCACGGCTTCTgtaaaatattagaaaacacTTAGGCAGCCAATGTACTGTATCTGCTGCCTCTCCTAATGCACTCTTCCTCTGTCATTCACCTGCTCCTGCTTGCTCTGGTCAAGGAAATGCTGGGACAGAAGCTCTGATGAGCAGGAATCACCATTTTGCCACACACTTCTCAGTGCAGCATGTTGTCATCCTCATACTTTAATGTTAGAGGGTCACTAGGAACAACAAACTCAGGATATTTCTGgctgagagaaaaggaagggagaggaacaactgtcagattttattttggatGTGTGTGCCACTATGTTAATGTCATCGGTGAGAGAACTTAATTGGCAGAAGAATAGATCGATCTGACAATAACATATTTACAAAGACACCAGTCCATATATAATTAAACAACTTCCAAGACCTCCAAAATATAAAACCAGCACATTGCTGAAGGGAAGTCCTCTCTTATACACACCTTGGTAATTGCTCTTAGCTGAACTACTTCCATTTTAGCTTtataatttttccttgtttgttattttaattttaagttatTATCAGTCAAACTGCATAAAAACATAGAAAGAATATCAGAATACCAGAAAAGGATCAGAATATCAGAAAAGTATGTAGTGGATAATAaaagcagagagggaacagaaTGTTTTCCGCACTTTGAACAAGACATTGTCAAAGGTAGGTCCAAGCTACTCAGTTCTGAACACCCTCAGGTGGTGCTGGGTCTTACAACTTAAAAGCTTAGTTTAGACTTGTTTCCTGCTAGTTGAGTTATTCAGGTTGACAAGATTTACTGACATGGGTTCTCAGCAGGGACAGCATGCATGGAAAAATGTGTGCTAAGGTGAAGGTTTTCTGCCACACTCATCCATTGTTCCAAGGACTGGCTGTTGGCAGAGGCGTTCCAATGCAGATGAGGTTTGCAGTACAGCTATTAAAATATTGCAGAACATTAGATTAATGTAAAGATTTGTGTGTGGGGAAACCGTCTGCCACCTGTGGCTTCTACGTCACCCTTATTTATATTCAGGAGCTTTGGGCTGCCCCCAGATCACCTCAGTTCTCCTGCTCACTACTGGAGGAGTTAAACACAGGAGAGAACAGAAATCATCTAAGAAATCCCCCCCTGCAAGAATCAAAAAGaagcttttctggtttttcaaATGCTAAATGAGGaatctgaatgaaaaaaagtgttttcactGAGGCCAGTGCAATATTTGGCATACGTAACAACCCAAAAATTCCATATTATTCCATAAAAGAGTATTAAAACCCATTACAAAAGTATAAaatctgaatatatttttatcttaattATTTGTATTGAATTTCTGATTTTGGTATGATTGGGATTTTGTAAATCTCTTGCATAAGTAGAACATGTATGATTCCatgaaacaaatacagaaacttggaattttaaaataaaaatcctctttAGTGAGATACTGAAAACAGATTGTGATGCTGATGTAACTTAATGGAATTCTAGAACTTACTCAAGTTACATATTAATGCATCGGATAATAAGTGTGAAGTGTAATTACATAATATTAAAATGTAGTAAAATTTTTTCAGCCATCATACAACAAAGCTTGACTGTTAAATATTAAACAACATAGATTGCAAGAAAATGCTGCACTAAAGCTGCACCAGCAATGTAACTCCTTTTGCAAGGAATAAgtctgaagaaatatttcacttaAGTCTTTTAAAAACTCTTCACAAATGCCATCTGGTTATGGCCATTAACTATGGGAAGAGATTGAAAGGAGTGGCTTTACAGAAATATGAATAAGATACCATAGCACAAGACAAAAATAACAAGAACATTCAAACTATGCTGTACAGTAGTTATTTTCTCTGATAAATGTATTTATCTGGGGAACAAGTCATAAAATGAAAACCCATACATCATTGGAAACCATTTTTAAATCTCATATACCCACAATGCTGCTTCTTTACAAATAAGGGAAAATTATTGTATAACTGAGTTAGGAAAGTGTGATACTTCTTAGAAACAGTCCCCTTCTAAAGATACTAAATATGAATACAGTGAAAATGACAATATTGTTTAccacagaaataatatttgcaCAAAACAGGACAAAATAACATCTTCTAAAAcaactgagcagcagcagcaatgccactctgtgtttcaaatatttatatttaatgtatttataataaTCTTCTCAAAGGTTTGTGAGAAATAAATCTAATCTCCCCCTCTTTTTTCAATCTATGCATGGTATATGTGCTAACTTACTGAATTCATCCTTCATGCAATTCCAGTTTATTAAAGAGGttaaaaatttataaaactCTGATGGGATATGGTTTTAATGCTTCATCACACTACCCATCATTTGCTTTTCAATCTAGATCAGAATGATCTTTCCGACTTCCCTGCAATCACCTACCTGCACAGCTAATATTTTCTGAGCGCTCTCCTGAGAGGCTGCCTGGATCCTcgccagcccagcctggctggagagGCCGCCCTGGAGAGGCTCCGCCGCTCGGCCAGCGCGGCCGGGCTCCATCGGCCCTGCAGCGCCTGCAGCTGGGACGGCCACGCCAGCGGCGCCAGTGCCCATGGCCACGGACACGGCAGCAACGGGGTCAGGGTGCGGGGGACAGGCGAGAAGCtaggtggggggaggaggaaggaggaaaaaaaaataacagaaaaaaaaaattaaattcccaagtcagagcaggaggggaaatTAATGGCAGCGTTCAAGAAGAATGATGGAGGGAAATATAGAAAGCAGTCAATAGCCCATTCTGCGCTGTACGGACCTGACAGGAATTTCACAGTCTCTTGGTTTTTCAGCCCACTCATGTGCATTCATCAGAAACCAGTCACATCTGGCTGCCAGGATGGGGGGTTAATTTTCTCTAAATGCCTCAGCAGTTTTGTTCTAGCTGAGGCAAACTCTGTGACTGCAAAGCTGATGagtaaaatatttctacttCACCCAGTTTAACTCAAAACCGATAGCCTCGGGACATATTGaacctttcttaaaaaaataatcttttgaaGCTTTTTGAATGGCACATCAGGTCAGGCCAAAGTTTAAAATGCAAGTTTAAGACTTTGATGGACACAAGAGCGTTTTTTTGTCCCTGCGTAAAGCTTATCATAGCTTGGCAATGTGTGCTTTAGTGCATGACAAAACTAAAGAGAATTAACTTAGCCATCAACTGCTCAGGGAGAACaataacaggaaagaaatttcCATATAGAAGTTCCTATTAATCTACCCAGCTATAACCACATGACATGAAAGCATCTAACAGCACTAAATTGCACCAAATGTGGTGGCTGAGAGTGACACTActtaaaaaaaggattttatatTGACATATAGAAAAGATAATGCTTATCCTAGGAATCGCATTCAGCACAAAGGATCCTAAGTGAAGTGATTCCAAGTGGGAGTACTTACCTGAAGGCTTTCACTTTTGGCTAACTGTAGTTATTGTTACAATCCACAGTTAAGACTGGAATCAGTTTTTCCTTAATCTGCAAGTATTTGGAACACATAAACAGTGTGCTGGGTCTCGGTCtagaacaaaaatgttttaaagacaTCTGAAAATCTACCAACAGagaatgtttttgaaaacaGCTGTGGGTTTTGGCAAATTCTGCAAATGCTGCTGCATACTCTAGACTAGTTCTAATTTAGAAAATGGACATTTATACCACGTAATTCATTACTTAGGGGAAATACACGGGTTTGCCTTTCATCAAGTTAATTATTTCGATAAATTCCATAGCTATCGTTATCATGAAGACTTCAGGAGTATGCCTGTCAACCAGATTAACGCAATGGATTGTACCATTCCTTTGGAAATATTACATTTCATTAAGGTCAATGCCACAGGTCAATAATTGGATCAGTTATAAAGAAGCTTTTACATGATAAGATATGACTGCTCTTTAGGAGCAAGCGCGGTGTACCAGgtgaaaaatacactttttcaaAAGAATGTAGATTATAGTAATATCAAGTGAGCTATTACAGCCTAGAGAGTAATTAatgcacattttcaaaattaatggCCTGATTTTTGGAGATACCAGGTTTCCACAAGTCCCATTAGATTCCATGGAAGCTCTGAGTATGCTGCATCTTTCCAAATGAGCctgtaaaatattaaagatCTTTGtacataatattttttgttctgcCTGTGCATATTAAAAACAATATGAGGGAAAGTAGACAAACTCtctttttcaatgaaaaaatagaaaaaaaccccaacctgaATCACAGTCAAAACCTTCACCCAAATAGTAGATTTTCCagtttgaaaaatctttttttaaatactggagccccttcccttttattttaagaattattttgtttcctgaaatcTGTCTCTTCCTGCTTGTCTGCTGTTACTGTAACTATTTTCAAATCTCACTTTTTCTGATACCATTCTCAAGTCTGAAAAAGAATGCAGGTGAGAGAGGGACAAAACATAACAACTTAGGACATATTAATAAAACAATCTGCTTTAGGCcaagaaaatcaaattaagtAGAAAACTGGTTTTGGGTTATCAAAATCTTGATTTtgtaaaaagttaaaataattccaAGATATGCTGCATTACTATATGATAAGGAAAATGGTGGTTGGGGGAGCATATGGAAGGATTTGGCAGTAAACAGTGAGAGGGATTGGTGGTTATCCAGTTAGGTGGCTACCCAATTTCTTGTcttgaaagaattaaaagaCATTCAAAAGTTTTGAGGTTTAACTACATGAAAATTGCTATATTTATTGAGAAACTGACAGTTTGTAATGGCTGGTGTCCAACACAACTTTTGCTAGTGTTTCTAATTCCAAAATTACAAGCCCATAATAGCTGATGCTATTATgtatcatattttaaaatgcatcttgtattttgaaaacatttcattatGCCTAGCACAATGGAGCCAAACCCAAAAACTTATTCTTTTTACAATATTAATTGCAACATAAATAACATTTATGCATGTGGtcagaaatacagttttgtgAGAAGGTAACAACTCAATCACATTATGTTGCCTGCAAGCTTAGAATAAACTGATGAACCCACTAACGTAGGAGGGGCCAAGTGAATTCCTGAGTCAACAGCAGAGCAGTAGCTGAGGGAAtgattcaaaaaataaaaacctcaaGTGACTTAGCTAAAGAGCACTTCTAACCCAAAAGCAGACTTTGTAGGCTTTGTCATGATCTCCCTGTCCCTACAGGCACCAATACTGTTCTGGCAGATGCTCTTCTTGGTCGTATCAGTGGCATATAGTAATTagcttttcctgattttttttattttttgtcagaTGTAGAGACTTAAAAAGGCATGGTATACATGAGTTAAATACGTCATTGTTGCTTGctcctttgtttttcagtgctgtgtttcttAAGTATTCTGAACACATCGAGCCAAACACTGGCAGAGAAGGCAACAGCATCCACCTCCAGCAGTCAAGGTGTAGCAATACGTACAGTAGGCAAATATTTATGTGAAATTCACCTTGGTTTTgatgtttgctttgctgtgagagcaggactgaaggaaaaaggaaatagacAAGCAAGCTCCAGATTTTGGGGATTCAAGAGGAAAGGAGATCCCAGGATTCCTGTTTCTGTAATTCTTGAATCTGCCGTGGGTGCAAGGTGATACAGGTGGATGAGAGGACAATTTTTGCAGCAAGCAGTCTTCTCCCAGTCCTCATcctgaaaacaaggaaagagtGAGCCAATGGCTTTGCTGGAGTGACACCTTTGGGAGCTTCTGAGGAGGATAAATGATGTTCCCAAGGAGTTGCCCTTGCCATTCTTCTGCTTTGGGGCTTCACTATCATTCCTCTGGTGTTGTGGCTCCCCTCTGTGACTCACAGCAGAGAGCACCATATGGTCCCATAATTATTTAATTCCTTCATTACACGTGGCACTAATATCATCGATAATATCGGCATAAATTTGGGAGAATGATGTATGAACTACCTGACAGTACTGTCCTACTAGAGAGGAACCTTATGATTCAGGGTACCTTAATCTGTTCTCACCTctaagttttttgttttgatgaaTCTAGATACTTCATTAAATTCATACCTGACTTGCACTAATATAAATGAAATCAAGTTAATATTTTAACCTGTAATTTTTTATCTGAGGAATCAAACTGGATAAAAAATTATATGATACTATTTGAAGCTCAGGCCTATTCAAGCCTAATTCATTATACCAGTGGCATTGTTTCTAGGTCCATATTTATTAATGTTGCCACTATATTTTTACTCTCTATATTGCAAACAAAAGttaagatgaaagaaaatcccAAATAGAAATATGTAACTGCATCTTATTTAGaccagaacatttttttatttctgttaccTGGCAGTTCATAGGAAACCACAATTTTCACCTGCTTATCTTTTATTACAGTCTAGCTGCATAGCACTAGAACAACACTGAGATACTTGTCAATGAACCCAAAGCTAGGAGTGTTTGCTTGTTTAAACAAGGCACATGGCCCCACTAAGAACATAAAGTGAACAGCACCTGGAACTCAGTCATGATGCTTTTTCACAGCTTCAATTACCTGTTCTGGACAGTGATGACATGCTAGCATCACATTGGGTTACGATTACAAACCTGTTTCTCCTCTTAGCTGTTTTTAAATAGCGACATTCAGTTGATCTGAATACAACTGTTTCTCTTTTACCCCTGAGAATGAAAAGACCCTCCATgaataaaatgctattttattttacaaaattatgATTATTCATAATATAAATGCATTCTGCATTTAGAGTACGTACTTACGCCTAAGGTGTCTGATCCATTAAAATGGCCAGATTCTGGGTCACACAGAAGGTAGTAGATATTATTATAGGCAAAACTattattctgaaaaaagaaGGCTGTCTCAAAAGAAGATTCTCCTTAAATTTTGCCAAACTTTAAACCTTTGATCTAAAAATGTGCATGGCAGGTGTTTGCTTCAGGCTGAATTTGTTTGGATAGCCCAAgcagtttgctttctttttttgaggaATTCTAGGCAAAATACATTACTGTGCTTCTGTAACCAAATTATATTGGTATTTCCTTTACTAGATGCACTTTGCAAAGGGGACTCGCATTTCAGAGGGGACAACATTTCTCTGTGTGATATGcctttttcataaaaatattctggtAAAAACTGTAAGTCTTTGGAAAATTATTGTCTGCATATAGTCGATAgcaaatgtttctatttttataatttttttttaaccatattgTCCTCTGTAAACATTCTTGGTCTTCTCAGTGGTCCTACAGTTGTTCAGATTCTGTAACAATATTCCTAAGCAAGTAAGAATGCTTATTGCTGTGTAACTCTACCCTGTACATAAACCACCTTCACAAAGTGGTTTGTCATACATTAGATCAGGAATACAGCACTGAAACTTGATTGTTGTCTATAATGTTTCTTGTTTTGGTCTCGGATGAAATTCATTACTGACAGCAATGTGCCTATCTGTGTACCAGCAAAACCACCCACATATTGGTGCACAGAAAACCTGGACAAACAAATCTTTGCAAAAATTGGATGGTTTATTTGGATCAAACTGTGATGTCTGTGGTAAGGATGCCAACTTGTGATTAAGAAATCCAATTGTTAATCAAAACTGGTGTAATTCTAACCATTAGAGTTTAATCTAGGTTTTCCACAGCTATGCTAGAGTACAATAACTTCAAACAAGGAGATCCAAACCTAGACCACAACATGGAACATCCTTTCCCAGTGCAATAATATTTTACCAGAagaaaaactggttttgtgttttctttcaagtaccaactgaaatttccttttcctttcttgatttttctttcagaaatagcCTGAAAAGGATGAACCAAACTCAGCCACATGGCTCAAGGAGTGGAAATTTCTCTGATTACAGACTTTGAGGCATAGCTGTGATGAAAAAAGGGTGATTCCAGACTAAAAAAGACCAATCCAAGCAAATGCaaattgaaacatttaaaagaacGAATAGATGAAAATGATGCAGTTACATTAGGTATACAGAGCTTCTTACCAAGTGATTAAAACCATTCGTGgatattaaaatgaagaaatggaCTAAGCATCagcaagaatggaaaaatacacTTAGCTGAGGCAGATGAGAGGAACAGATGGGCAGAGCACTTTCAAGAAGTCTCACTAGACTCAGCCCACTATCTAGATAATATTTTGATGAAATGTTATGAACCTAAGCTATTTAACATTAACAATAACTAATTGAGATGTCAGCAATAAACACAGCAATCCAGAAGCTAAAAAATGTcaaagcagagagcaaagatCATTATCACAGAGAATAATATTATCCAGTACAATATATCCAGGATACAATATTTAaactcatctgaaaaaaaaaaaaattcctgtccctcctgcaagagaaataatttgcaaaGTAATATTATACAGGATGTAAGATGATGTTGGGCAGAAATCTTAGTAAACAATAGGCCAGATTCAGCTGAGGTGAACATGAGTGAACTAGAGGTAGTTATGGTAAGTACCATCATGAAAGTGCATCATCAGTTCTCAAAAATGGTTGGAAAGCTTATGTACATGTGCAGTCATATACTGAGCATGAAATCAGGTTCACTCCTTGAAGAAGGCATAGAATGGAAGACAAAGTACACTTTAATATCAAGGCTTTTGGATATAACCCTACAGAAATGTATTATGTTCATacctctgctctggcacacCAACTAAATAATTTAAACTCAGCTTTCCAGAGATAACTGATAatttcatcctctttttttgttgtagtTGGTTTTGGGAATCCAATTTAAATCTTCAGTTTTTAGAGATAATAGGCAATGGCCAAATTTCAACTGAAAGTAGCAGGGAGATTTGGAATCGTAGGGTGCCATGAAGAAAGCATGTTGCTGACATTAATATTTACAGGGATAGATCTTTAAGCAACTCATTGCTATGTTAAGCAGCTAAACCCACAGTTATTTTATGGTATTGACAGTACAGGAAACCAGGATTATTTTGCTGActtgttttattaaaacacaaCTCCGTTTTACATTCAGTGACTATAACCCTTTTAATTCCACTCCTGATTGACACTGATATAACTGACCTGGATTCTACATAACATcattctgtaattctgcagCAGTCTCCCTTGAGACACCAGTTTATTACAAAATGTAGCAGACCAAAATGCAGCTAACAGGACAAGCACTGGCTACTACTCACTGCTATCAGTAGTAGCCTACTACAGTTTCCAGATCTAAGCAAATCAGCGTTACATGTTGAACAGAGACTAATGTGTCACTTCTAAATCGACACGTTCTCTATTGCCTACGATGCTAATCTGATATCAGAGGATCCAGTGTGTGTGTCATATTAATTCAGCAGTGCACAGTGAATGCCAAGTTCTATGTAAATGACATAAGCCTTATCAGTTCCATTCATTGTTACAACTCAAACAACGGCAATTACAACAACTCTACAGGTTTTGGCACTGCAAGAATGGCAGATTTATTAGCAAAATCCAGttaatatttatctttttatacT carries:
- the CCDC178 gene encoding coiled-coil domain-containing protein 178, translating into MGTGAAGVAVPAAGAAGPMEPGRAGRAAEPLQGGLSSQAGLARIQAASQESAQKILAVQGELSKAIQHITAFLRSLTDGSPTTDNNANNQCILDAEIKDKKSHTVQITV